From Pseudoxanthomonas sp. CF385, a single genomic window includes:
- the ccsA gene encoding cytochrome c biogenesis protein CcsA produces MTVILIAIALYLLAAGLLVRSVARDTGETSRPWLWPALGAVVLHGAYHLLVAWRTPGGPDMHFFAALSLVALGMAAMTLLVAIQGRMAALGVVAFPLAAALLAAYHVYGHQASSGLDWRLQLHAWLALLAYAALAIAALLAVMLWAQERALRRREFHFWLRALPPLTELEDLLFRTITVGFILLTATLLTGVLFVENFLIQKLTHKTVLSVLSWLVFGGLLVGRWRYGWRGAKAVHWTLTAMALLLLAFFGSKFVYEMVLRRS; encoded by the coding sequence ATGACAGTCATTCTCATCGCCATTGCGCTCTATCTGCTGGCCGCCGGCCTGCTGGTCCGGTCCGTGGCCCGCGATACGGGCGAAACCTCGCGCCCCTGGCTGTGGCCGGCACTGGGCGCGGTGGTGCTGCACGGGGCCTACCACCTGCTGGTGGCCTGGCGCACGCCGGGCGGCCCGGACATGCATTTCTTCGCCGCGCTCTCGCTGGTGGCACTGGGCATGGCGGCGATGACACTGCTGGTCGCGATCCAGGGCCGGATGGCGGCACTGGGCGTGGTGGCGTTTCCGCTGGCGGCCGCACTGCTGGCGGCCTACCACGTCTATGGCCACCAGGCCTCCAGCGGCCTGGACTGGCGTCTGCAGCTGCACGCCTGGCTCGCCCTGCTGGCCTATGCCGCGTTGGCGATCGCCGCGCTGCTGGCGGTGATGCTGTGGGCGCAGGAACGCGCCCTGCGCCGGCGCGAATTCCACTTCTGGCTGCGCGCCCTGCCCCCGCTGACGGAACTGGAAGACCTGCTGTTCCGCACGATTACGGTCGGCTTCATCCTGCTGACCGCCACGCTGCTGACCGGGGTGCTGTTCGTCGAGAACTTCTTGATCCAGAAGCTCACCCACAAGACCGTGCTCAGCGTACTGTCGTGGCTGGTCTTCGGTGGCCTGCTGGTAGGCCGCTGGCGCTACGGCTGGCGCGGCGCCAAGGCCGTGCACTGGACCCTCACCGCGATGGCGCTGTTGCTGCTGGCGTTCTTCGGCAGCAAGTTCGTCTATGAAATGGTGTTGAGGCGCTCCTAA
- the radA gene encoding DNA repair protein RadA translates to MAKTSAKSRTAYVCTECGAEHSKWQGQCADCGAWNSLSEIVLETAAGAPAAARRSGWAGKAETPKITALKDVRHSEEARVTTGIGEFDRVLGGGLVEGAVVLVGGDPGIGKSTLLLQALARMSASLPALYVTGEESLAQVAGRAVRLDLPLDNLQALAETGIEAILQHASVARPKLIVADSVQTLWTESLTAAPGSVSQVRESAARLVRYAKETGTAVFLVGHVTKEGGIAGPRVLEHMVDAVLYFEGESGSRFRVLRAFKNRFGAVNELGVFAMGEKGLKEVPNPSAIFLSGSVQQPGSCVMVTREGTRPLLVEVQALVDSSPLSNPRRVAVGLEQNRLAMLLAVLHRHGGVVVGDQDVFVNVVGGIRVQETAADLPVLLAVLSSLRDRPLAEKTIAFGEVGLSGEIRPVPNGEERLREAATHGFKRAIVPKGNAPKSGTFKGLEVVSVERLSQALEAAAE, encoded by the coding sequence GTGGCCAAGACCTCCGCCAAGTCCCGTACCGCCTACGTCTGCACCGAATGCGGGGCCGAGCACAGCAAGTGGCAGGGCCAGTGCGCCGACTGCGGGGCGTGGAACTCCCTCAGCGAGATCGTGCTGGAGACCGCCGCCGGCGCTCCCGCCGCCGCCCGCCGCTCGGGCTGGGCCGGCAAGGCCGAGACCCCCAAGATCACCGCCCTGAAGGACGTGCGCCACAGCGAAGAGGCGCGCGTGACTACCGGCATCGGCGAATTCGACCGCGTGCTGGGCGGCGGCCTGGTGGAGGGGGCCGTGGTGCTGGTGGGCGGCGACCCGGGCATCGGCAAGTCGACGCTGCTGCTGCAGGCCCTCGCCCGGATGTCGGCCAGCCTGCCGGCCCTGTACGTGACCGGCGAGGAATCACTGGCCCAGGTCGCCGGCCGTGCCGTGCGCCTGGATCTGCCGCTGGACAACCTGCAGGCCCTGGCCGAGACCGGTATCGAGGCCATCCTGCAGCACGCCTCGGTGGCGCGGCCGAAACTGATCGTCGCCGACTCCGTGCAGACCCTGTGGACCGAATCCCTGACCGCCGCGCCGGGTTCGGTCAGCCAGGTACGCGAGAGCGCCGCGCGCCTGGTGCGCTACGCCAAGGAAACCGGCACGGCCGTGTTCCTGGTGGGCCACGTGACCAAGGAGGGCGGCATCGCCGGCCCGCGCGTGCTCGAGCACATGGTCGACGCGGTGCTGTATTTCGAAGGCGAGAGCGGCAGCCGGTTCCGCGTGCTGCGTGCCTTCAAGAACCGCTTTGGCGCGGTGAACGAATTGGGCGTATTCGCGATGGGCGAGAAGGGCCTGAAGGAAGTGCCCAACCCGTCGGCGATCTTCCTGTCCGGCAGCGTCCAGCAGCCCGGCAGCTGCGTGATGGTCACCCGCGAGGGCACGCGCCCGCTGCTGGTAGAAGTGCAGGCACTGGTGGACAGCTCACCGCTGTCCAACCCGCGCCGCGTGGCGGTGGGCCTGGAGCAAAACCGCCTGGCCATGCTGCTGGCCGTGCTGCACCGGCACGGCGGCGTGGTGGTGGGCGACCAGGACGTGTTCGTGAATGTCGTCGGCGGCATCCGCGTGCAGGAAACCGCGGCCGACCTGCCGGTGCTGCTGGCCGTGCTGTCCTCGCTGCGCGACCGCCCGCTGGCCGAGAAGACCATCGCCTTCGGCGAAGTAGGCTTGTCCGGCGAGATCCGCCCCGTGCCCAACGGCGAGGAGCGCCTGCGCGAAGCGGCCACGCACGGCTTCAAGCGCGCCATCGTGCCCAAGGGCAACGCGCCGAAGTCGGGCACGTTCAAGGGCCTGGAAGTCGTGTCGGTGGAGCGGCTGTCGCAGGCGCTGGAGGCGGCAGCGGAGTAG